From the genome of Perca flavescens isolate YP-PL-M2 chromosome 12, PFLA_1.0, whole genome shotgun sequence, one region includes:
- the egfra gene encoding epidermal growth factor receptor: MATRFVKWISLTSLLCLGCCVLAERKVCQGISNRLNLLGSKDDHYLNMVKTYSNCTVVLENLEVTYMEEHRDLSFLTSIEEVGGYVLIALNTASRIPLQNLRIIRGHSLYEGAFGLAVLTNYDKTTGQGTNELLLTNLTEILKGGVKFGTNQPCNVETIQWYDIVNTDIKPKMVLPSAISHPRCKSCDPSCFNGSCWAPGPQNCQTLTKLNCAQQCSKRCKGPSPSDCCNEHCAAGCTGPRPTDCLACRDFQDNGVCKDSCPGLMRYDPNLHQLVPNPFGKYNFGATCVDSCPHNYVVTDHGACVRTCSVNTYEVDEGRIRKCAKCDGLCPKVCNGLGIGNLTNTLSINATNIDSFKNCTKINGNIAIIKTSIYGDDYTKTPKMDPAQLDVFKTVKEITGYLLIQTWPASMSSLSPFENLEIIRGRTKRGSRSVIMAHLDINYLGLRSLKEISDGDVVIIKNRNMCYANNSHWKGLFKSERQSATIEENADAATCALQNNTCDRKCATDSCWGPGPDMCFACRDHSRDGSCVDSCNILEGEPREAVVNKTCIECHPECQRLNGTATCSAPGSGNCTKCANFQDGLFCVSRCPQGVPGEDDMLVWKYADEMKVCRLCHKNCTQGCQGPGLQGCQSKSPSGLSMIAAGIVGGMLAALVAALSVFVLLRRRHIKRKRTMRRLLQERELVEPLTPSGEAPNQALLRILKEPEFKKIKVLGSGAFGTVYKGLWVPEGEDVKIPVAIKVLREATSPKANKEILDEAYVMASVEHPHVCRLLGICLTSTVQLVTQLMPYGCLLDYVKENKDNIGSQYLLNWCVQIAKGMNYLEERHLVHRDLAARNVLVKTPQHVKITDFGLAKLLNADEKEYHADGGKVPIKWMALESILNRTYTHQSDVWSYGVTVWELMTFGTKPYDGIPASEIAGVLEKGERLPQPPICTIDVYMIMVKCWMIDADSRPRFRELIAEFTKMARDPSRYLVIQGDDCMHLPSPTDTKLYRSLISGDGMEDAVDADEYLVPQHGFFSSPSTSVTPLLHSTSLNSSIGTCHSRTGLLNGFPSRDGSIVLRYIPDPTDKPLDNAFLPSPDYMNQNGVSDVMNPIYQHPGPPRTILSTISSDDTETEYLNCFKNGAFGPEYLNEVWSPAMLPHTSNGMVHSIQKYQPQNSINNPDYQQDFTPTFKTHANGHIPAAENAEYLGPD; this comes from the exons TTTGCCAAGGCATCAGCAATCGTTTAAACCTTCTGGGTTCCAAAGATGACCACTACCTGAACATGGTAAAGACCTACAGCAACTGTACTGTGGTCCTGGAGAACCTGGAGGTCACCTACATGGAGGAGCACCGTGACCTGTCCTTCCTCACG tCTATTGAAGAAGTGGGCGGCTATGTGCTGATCGCCCTTAACACAGCATCCAGGATTCCTCTGCAGAACCTGCGCATCATTCGAGGTCATTCGCTCTATGAAGGAGCGTTTGGCCTCGCTGTGCTGACCAATTATGACAAAACTACAGGTCAGGGCACCAATGAGCTTCTTCTGACCAACCTGACAG aaatTCTTAAAGGAGGTGTAAAGTTTGGGACCAACCAGCCATGCAATGTGGAAACAATACAGTGGTATGATATTGTCAACACTGATATCAAACCCAAAATGGTGCTCCCATCGGCTATTAGCCATCCACGTT GTAAAAGCTGCGACCCAAGCTGCTTCAATGGCTCATGCTGGGCACCTGGTCCTCAAAACTGTCAGACCT TAACAAAGCTGAACTGTGCACAGCAGTGTTCAAAGAGATGCAAAGGGCCTTCACCCAGCGACTGTTGTAATGAGCATTGTGCTGCAGGCTGCACAGGACCACGGCCCACCGACTGTCTG GCCTGTCGGGACTTCCAGGACAACGGGGTGTGTAAGGACTCCTGCCCGGGCCTCATGCGCTACGACCCCAACCTGCACCAGCTGGTACCCAACCCATTTGGAAAGTACAACTTCGGGGCCACCTGTGTAGACAGCTGCCCAC ATAACTATGTTGTAACTGATCATGGAGCTTGTGTGCGGACGTGCAGTGTTAACACATATGAGGTGGACGAGGGACGAATCAGGAAATGCGCCAAGTGTGATGGACTGTGCCCAAAAG TGTGTAATGGACTTGGAATAGGAAACCTGACTAACACATTGTCTATCAATGCCACCAACATTGATTCCTTTAAAAACTGCACAAAAATCAATGGTAACATTGCTATCATCAAGACATCAATTTATGG TGATGACTATACCAAAACACCAAAGATGGATCCTGCCCAGCTTGATGTGTTTAAGACAGTTAAGGAAATTACTG GATACTTGTTGATTCAAACATGGCCAGCGAGCATGAGCTCACTCAGTCCTTTTGAGAATCTGGAGATCATCCGAGGACGAACTAAGCG TGGTAGCCGGAGCGTGATTATGGCTCATCTTGATATCAACTACTTGGGCCTTCGCTCCCTCAAAGAAATCAGCGATGGAGACGTGGTCATCATTAAGAACCGGAACATGTGCTACGCCAACAATAGCCACTGGAAGGGGCTCTTCAAATCAGAACGCCAAAGTGCTACCATAGAGGAAAATGCTGATGCTGCCACATGTG cCCTGCAAAACAACACTTGTGACAGGAAGTGTGCCACGGACAGCTGCTGGGGCCCTGGCCCGGACATGTGTTTTGCCTGCCGTGACCACAGCCGTGATGGGAGCTGCGTTGACTCCTGCAATATCctggaggg AGAGCCGCGAGAGGCCGTCGTGAATAAAACCTGCATTGAGTGTCACCCCGAGTGTCAACGCTTGAATGGAACCGCAACCTGCAGTGCGCCT gGTTCTGGAAACTGTACTAAGTGTGCCAACTTCCAAGATGGCCTGTTCTGTGTTTCTCGATGTCCCCAAGGCGTGCCAGGGGAGGACGACATGCTGGTGTGGAAATACGCAGATGAGATGAAAGTGTGCAGGCTATGCCACAAAAACTGCACTCAAGG GTGCCAGGGGCCTGGTCTCCAAGGCTGCCAGAGTAAAAG CCCCTCTGGCCTTTCCATGATTGCGGCTGGTATAGTTGGTGGGATGCTGGCTGCTCTTGTTGCAgccctgtctgtgtttgtgttgctacGCCGACGCCACATTAAGAGGAAGAGAACCATGCGCAGACTTCTCCAAGAGAGAGAG TTGGTGGAACCTCTGACTCCAAGTGGAGAAGCTCCAAACCAGGCTCTGCTGCGAATCCTGAAGGAACCTGAATTTAAGAAAATCAAAGTGCTGGGATCCGGAGCTTTTGGTACAGTTTACAAG GGCCTGTGGGTTCCAGAGGGAGAGGATGTGAAGATTCCAGTAGCCATCAAGGTTTTAAGAGAGGCCACATCACCAAAAGCAAACAAAGAGATCTTGGAC GAGGCTTATGTGATGGCCAGTGTGGAACACCCCCATGTGTGTCGTCTGCTTGGTATCTGCCTGACCTCCACAGTGCAGCTTGTCACCCAGCTGATGCCCTACGGCTGCTTGCTGGACTATGTCAAAGAGAACAAAGACAATATCGGCTCTCAGTACCTGCTCAACTGGTGTGTGCAGATAGCCAAG GGTATGAACTACCTGGAGGAGCGGCACTTAGTACACCGTGACTTGGCAGCAAGAAATGTCCTGGTGAAGACTCCTCAACATGTCAAGATCACTGACTTTGGTCTGGCTAAACTCCTTAACGCAGATGAGAAAGAGTACCATGCAGATGGCGGAAAG GTACCAATAAAATGGATGGCTCTTGAATCTATCCTGAAcagaacatacacacaccagaGTGACGTATGGAGTTATG GCGTAACAGTTTGGGAGCTGATGACATTTGGGACCAAACCGTATGATGGGATTCCAGCCAGTGAAATAGCTGGGGTCCTGGAGAAAGGAGAGCGACTGCCTCAACCACCAATCTGTACCATAGATGTCTACATGATCATGGTGAAAT GTTGGATGATTGATGCGGATAGCCGACCTCGTTTCCGGGAACTAATAGCTGAGTTTACAAAAATGGCCCGGGATCCTTCTCGATATCTGGTCATTCAG GGCGATGACTGCATGCACCTGCCGAGTCCCACAGACACTAAATTGTACCGCAGCCTGATCAGTGGGGATGGAATGGAGGACGCTGTGGATGCAGATGAGTACCTGGTGCCGCAACATGGCTTTTTCAGCAGCCCGAGCACCTCCGTCACACCGCTGCTTCACTCCACA AGCCTCAACAGTAGCATTGGAACGTGCCACAGCAGAACTGGCTTATTG AACGGATTCCCGAGCAGAGATGGAAGCATAGTACTCCGATATATTCCTGACCCCACAGACAAACCTTTAGACAACGCCTTCCTGCCATCTCCAG ACTACATGAACCAGAACGGAGTCTCAGATGTGATGAATCCCATCTACCAGCACCCTGGTCCACCTCGCACCATCCTTTCCACCATCTCTTCAGacgacacagagacagagtaCCTGAATTGCTTCAAAAATGGGGCCTTCGGACCTGAGTACCTCAACGAGGTCTGGTCCCCCGCTATGCTTCCGCACACCTCCAATGGCATGGTCCACAGCATTCAGAAATACCAGCCACAAAATAGCATAAACAACCCTGATTACCAACAGGATTTCACTCCCACCTTCAAGACTCACGCCAACGGACACATCCCAGCAGCAGAGAATGCAGAGTACCTGGGCCCAGACTGA